Proteins from a genomic interval of Prionailurus viverrinus isolate Anna chromosome F2, UM_Priviv_1.0, whole genome shotgun sequence:
- the LRATD2 gene encoding protein LRATD2, translating into MGNQVEKLTHLSYKEVPTADPTGVDRDDGPRIGVSYIFSNDDEDVEPQPPPQGPDGGGGDGFPDGGDGPPLPPPQPYDPRLHEVECSVFYRDECIYQKSFSPGSAALSTYTPENLLNKCRPGDLVEFVSQAQYPHWAVYVGNFQVVHLHRLEVSNSFLTDASQGRRGRVVNDLYRYKPLSPGAVVRNALAHVGAKERELSWRNSESFAAWCRYGKREFKIGGELRIGKQPYRLQIQLSAQRSHTLEFQSLEDLIMEKRRNDQIGRAAVLQELAMHLHPAEPDEGDSDAARTTPPPGRPPAPGREEEAREAAVH; encoded by the coding sequence ATGGGCAACCAGGTGGAGAAACTGACCCACCTAAGTTATAAGGAAGTTCCCACGGCCGACCCGACTGGCGTGGACCGTGACGACGGGCCTCGCATCGGGGTCTCCTACATTTTCTCCAACGACGATGAGGACGTGGAGCCGCAGCCGCCGCCCCAGGGGCCggatggcggcggcggcgacggctTCCCCGACGGCGGCGACGGACCACCACTGCCGCCGCCGCAGCCGTACGACCCGCGGCTGCACGAAGTGGAGTGTTCCGTGTTCTACCGCGACGAGTGCATCTACCAGAAGAGCTTCTCGCCGGGCTCCGCGGCGCTGAGCACCTACACGCCCGAGAACCTGCTCAACAAGTGCAGGCCTGGCGACCTGGTGGAGTTCGTGTCGCAGGCGCAGTACCCGCACTGGGCTGTATACGTGGGCAACTTCCAGGTGGTGCACTTGCACCGGCTGGAAGTGAGCAACAGCTTCCTGACCGACGCGAGCCAGGGCCGGCGCGGCCGCGTGGTGAACGACCTGTACCGCTACAAGCCACTAAGCCCGGGCGCCGTGGTGCGCAACGCGCTGGCACACGTGGGCGCCAAGGAGCGCGAGCTGAGCTGGCGCAACTCCGAGAGCTTCGCCGCCTGGTGCCGCTACGGCAAACGCGAGTTCAAGATTGGCGGCGAGCTGCGCATCGGCAAGCAGCCCTACCGGCTGCAGATCCAGCTCTCCGCGCAGCGCAGCCACACTCTCGAGTTCCAGAGCCTGGAGGACCTGATCATGGAGAAACGGCGCAACGACCAGATCGGGCGCGCGGCGGTGCTGCAGGAGCTCGCCATGCACCTACATCCGGCCGAGCCGGACGAGGGCGACAGCGATGCGGCGCGGACTACGCCGCCTCCCGGGCGCCCCCCTGCGCCCGGACGGGAGGAAGAGGCCCGAGAGGCGGCGGTGCACTGA